The following are encoded together in the Phaseolus vulgaris cultivar G19833 chromosome 9, P. vulgaris v2.0, whole genome shotgun sequence genome:
- the LOC137822857 gene encoding uncharacterized protein yields the protein MLASDSGSVLRPKPPIPTRHPTWLLFGPCCFDPGSRPAAPNLTLKMELLRRMGRGCFKADADAGGRNLVEVGSRDLFDAAAAASPNSVPRHLVIMVNGIIGSASDWRYAAEQFVKKLPDKVIVHRSECNSSKLTFDGVDTMGERLAEEVLSVVRRWPEVQKISFVAHSLGGLVARYAIGRLYDYSSTLTLVGTSRDCFSEEKSEYSKQCLEQSYEAKIAGLEPMNFITFATPHLGSRGNKQLPFLCGLSFLERRASETAHLVAGRSGKHLFLMDNDDGKRPLLLRMVNDSDDLKFMSALRAFKRRVAYANANFDHMVGWRTSSIRRQHELPKSNLLVIDERYPHIVYVEGETAHDIHNKASNIGGQIIDLEEEMIRGLSQVSWERVDVSFQKSKQRYIAHSTIQVKTYWLNSDGADVVYHMIDNFLL from the exons ATGCTGGCCTCAGACTCCGGCTCTGTGCTCCGACCCAAACCCCCTATACCCACTCGCCACCCGACCTGGTTACTGTTCGGCCCTTGCTGCTTCGATCCAGGATCCAGACCCGCCGCCCCCAATCTCACCCTTAAAATGGAACTGCTCCGCCGAATGGGCCGCGGCTGCTTCAAGGCCGACGCTGACGCCGGCGGCCGCAACTTAGTCGAAGTCGGCAGCCGAGACTTATTCGACGCTGCCGCCGCCGCTTCGCCCAATTCGGTCCCTCGTCACCTTGTTATTATGGTTAACGGAATTATTGGGAG TGCCTCTGATTGGAGATATGCAGCAGAGCAGTTTGTGAAGAAGCTTCCAGATAAAGTAATTGTACACC GCAGTGAATGCAATTCTTCAAAATTGACATTTGATGGCGTTGATACAATGGGTGAGAGGCTAGCCGAAGAG GTATTATCTGTTGTTAGACGTTGGCCAGAGGTGCAGAAGATATCTTTTGTGGCACATTCTCTAGGAGGCTTGGTGGCAAGATATGCTATTGGGAGACTTTATGATTATTCTTCAACATTGACACTTGTTGGTACCAGCCGAGACTGTTTCAGTGAAGAGAAGTCAGAATATTCAAAGCAATGCCTTGAACAGAGTTATGAAGCCAAAATTGCTGGGTTAGAGCCCATGAACTTTATAACATTTGCAACACCACATCTTGGTTCAAGAGGAAACAAACAG CTTCCTTTCCTTTGCGGCCTTTCTTTCCTTGAGAGAAGAGCATCCGAAACTGCACATCTAGTTGCTGGAAGATCTGGGAAACATCTCTTCCTCATGGACAATGATGATGGAAAACGTCCTCTGCTACTGCGAATGGTTAATGACTCTGATGATTTAAAGTTTAT GTCAGCTTTACGTGCATTTAAGCGTCGAGTGGCGTATGCAAATGCAAATTTTGATC ATATGGTAGGATGGCGCACCTCATCAATTCGCCGTCAACATGAACTTCCAAAG TCCAATCTTCTTGTCATTGATGAGAGATACCCACACATTGTTTATGTTGAAGGAGAGACTGCTCATGACATTCACAATAAAGCATCTAATATTGGAGGCCAAATAATTGACTTAGAAG AGGAGATGATAAGGGGGCTCAGTCAGGTATCTTGGGAGCGTGTGGATGTTAGCTTTCAGAAAAGTAAACAGCGCTACATTGCTCACAGTACAATTCAG GTGAAAACATATTGGTTGAATTCTGATGGTGCTGATGTGGTTTACCATATGATAGATAACTTCCTTCTTTAG
- the LOC137822856 gene encoding zinc finger BED domain-containing protein DAYSLEEPER isoform X1 codes for MVDTLEGDQVVSVVGDDARPSNDLAESETLLDSSVEKSDIEANKDLSSLQTQPHKELPASETLATNDEAVALPNQHLSGSEEHLIDHSNNAEASQSSQTVNTEAPPPTDANSEVLFECQLVSSEAPAGLDEKASQCSNQQVDTEALLNHNVGNSETYTSNSNGELVYEIQHSDEVVMSETVQGHEGIMSETQQSNEVIMFETHFNNGANMPESQTCNDEVMLESLPENELAAAADPINQPSHCETSPGNQFTNLHMIPEDQLPQPESLPHSELLPNSQMPHSESLVDDHLTDIKVLYHNHLTHYETHNHPNHSEALSHNQLSNTDVFSHDQLVNSQMLSHYELENSETMHHNQLVNSQANYEIAISDAIPSYEIISAETPLNNEDHISETQTPKRRKKKSIVWEHFTIETVSPGCRRARCKQCAQTFAYSTGSKVAGTSHLKRHIAKGTCSALLRNHDHNQLASYTVRNRGSGAGNASNTPKKRYRTPSTPYVIFDQDQCRHEIARMIIMHDYPLHMVEHPGFVAFVQNLQPQFNMVTFNSIQGDCVAAYLIEKHHLLKYIVGLPGRVCLTLDVWTSSQSLGYVFITGYFVDHDWKLQRRILNVVLEPYPYSDSALTHAVAVCLSDWGLEGRLFSVTCNQALSNVALENLRPLLSVKNPHILNGQLLVGNCIAQTISSVAKDLLGSAQDLINKIRDSVKYVKTSELHEEKFLELKQHLQVPSERSLFIDDQINWNTSYQMLVAASELKEVFSCLDTSDPDYKGAPSMQDWKLVETLCSYLKPLFDAANILTSTTHPTVITFFHEVWKLQLDAARAVTSEDPFINSLNKIMHEKIDIYWRECSLVLALAVVLDPRFKMKLVEFSFTKIYGDDAHLYIKTVEDGIHEMFHEYVALPLPLTPAYTEDGCSGNRSKMEESQGDAMLSDNGLTDFDAYIMETSSQQMKSELDQYLEESLLPRVPDFDVLGWWKLNKLKYPTLSKMARDILSVPVSTVAPDSVFYSKTKEMDQYRSSLRPETVEAIVCSKDWMQYGTAEASNALVKMVF; via the coding sequence ATGGTTGATACCCTGGAAGGAGACCAGGTGGTGTCAGTTGTTGGTGATGATGCTCGGCCCAGCAATGATTTAGCAGAGTCTGAAACACTGCTTGACAGTAGTGTGGAAAAGTCTGATATTGAGGCGAATAAAGATCTGTCCAGTTTGCAAACACAGCCTCACAAGGAACTTCCAGCTTCTGAAACACTGGCTACTAATGATGAAGCAGTGGCATTGCCCAATCAACATTTGAGTGGCTCTGAAGAACACTTGATTGACCATTCTAACAATGCTGAGGCCTCACAAAGCAGTCAGACAGTTAACACTGAGGCACCACCACCCACTGACGCCAACTCTGAAGTTTTATTTGAGTGTCAGTTGGTTAGTTCTGAAGCCCCAGCAGGTCTTGATGAGAAGGCTTCGCAATGCAGTAACCAGCAGGTGGATACTGAGGCATTGCTAAACCATAATGTGGGTAATTCTGAAACATATACTAGTAATAGTAATGGTGAGCTTGTATATGAAATACAGCACAGTGATGAGGTGGTTATGTCTGAAACAGTGCAAGGCCATGAGGGGATCATGTCCGAGACTCAGCAAAGCAATGAGGTGATCATGTTTGAGACACACTTCAACAATGGTGCCAACATGCCTGAAAGTCAGACATGCAATGACGAGGTCATGTTGGAATCTCTGCCTGAAAATGAGTTGGCTGCTGCAGCAGATCCAATCAATCAGCCTTCCCATTGTGAAACTAGTCCTGGTAATCAGTTCACAAATCTCCATATGATTCCTGAAGATCAGCTGCCTCAACCTGAATCTCTGCCTCACTCAGAACTCCTACCCAATTCCCAAATGCCTCACTCTGAATCATTGGTAGATGATCATCTCACAGACATCAAAGTATTATATCACAATCATCTGACCCATTATGAAACACACAATCATCCTAACCATTCCGAGGCTTTATCCCACAATCAACTTTCTAACACTGACGTATTCTCCCATGATCAGCTGGTCAATTCCCAAATGCTATCTCATTATGAGCTGGAAAATAGTGAAACAATGCACCACAATCAGTTAGTCAATTCTCAAGCAAACTATGAAATAGCTATTTCTGATGCCATACCCAGCTACGAGATAATAAGTGCCGAGACACCACTGAACAATGAGGATCATATCTCAGAAACACAGACTCCTAAGCGGAGGAAAAAAAAGTCTATAGTCTGGGAGCACTTCACAATAGAAACAGTAAGTCCTGGATGTAGAAGGGCACGGTGCAAGCAATGTGCTCAAACTTTTGCGTATAGTACAGGTTCAAAAGTTGCTGGCACCAGCCATCTCAAACGCCACATAGCCAAAGGGACCTGCTCAGCTCTTCTACGCAACCATGACCATAATCAATTGGCCTCATATACTGTACGAAATAGGGGAAGTGGGGCTGGAAATGCTAGCAATACACCTAAAAAACGATATAGAACCCCCAGTACCCCTTATGTCATTTTTGATCAAGATCAATGCCGCCATGAGATTGCTAGAATGATTATTATGCATGATTACCCCCTTCACATGGTTGAGCATCCGGGATTTGTTGCATTTGTTCAAAATCTGCAGCCACAGTTCAACATGGTGACCTTTAACTCTATTCAAGGAGATTGTGTTGCAGCTTACCTGATTGAAAAGCATCATCTTTTGAAGTATATTGTGGGATTACCTGGGCGTGTTTGTTTGACACTGGACGTCTGGACATCAAGTCAATCTTTAGGTTATGTATTTATCACAGGATATTTTGTGGATCATGATTGGAAGTTGCAAAGGCGAATTCTCAATGTTGTATTGGAACCATATCCTTATTCAGATTCTGCACTTACCCATGCTGTTGCTGTTTGCCTTTCTGATTGGGGGTTGGAGGGTAGGCTATTTTCTGTCACTTGTAATCAGGCTCTGAGTAATGTTGCCCTTGAAAATCTCAGGCCATTACTTTCTGTGAAGAATCCACATATCCTCAATGGTCAGTTGCTAGTTGGTAATTGCATTGCCCAGACTATAAGCAGTGTTGCAAAGGATTTGTTGGGTTCAGCACAAGACTTGATCAATAAAATCCGTGATAGTGTTAAGTATGTGAAGACGTCAGAATTACatgaggaaaaattcttggagcTGAAACAGCATCTTCAGGTTCCTAGTGAAAGGAGCCTTTTTATTGATGACCAAATTAATTGGAATACATCATATCAAATGCTTGTGGCAGCTTCTGAGCTAAAGGAAGTTTTTTCGTGTTTGGACACTTCTGATCCTGATTACAAGGGAGCCCCTTCAATGCAGGACTGGAAGCTGGTTGAAACCCTCTGTAGCTACCTGAAGCCACTTTTTGATGCAGCAAATATTCTTACTTCAACAACTCATCCCACTGTTATCACCTTTTTTCACGAAGTTTGGAAATTGCAACTAGACGCAGCTCGTGCGGTTACGAGTGAAGACCCCTTCATTAACAGCCTTAATAAAATTATGCATGAAAAGATTGATATTTACTGGAGAGAGTGTAGTCTGGTTTTGGCGCTTGCAGTAGTTCTGGATCCCCGTTTTAAGATGAAGCTTGTTGAGTTCAGTTTCACAAAAATCTATGGTGATGATGCTCATTTATATATCAAGACTGTGGAAGATGGAATTCATGAGATGTTTCATGAGTATGTAGCCCTTCCACTGCCACTAACACCTGCATACACTGAAGATGGATGTTCTGGAAACCGTAGTAAGATGGAGGAATCTCAAGGAGATGCAATGTTGTCTGACAATGGTCTGACAGATTTCGATGCCTACATCATGGAAACTTCTAGCCAACAGATGAAATCTGAGCTAGATCAGTACCTTGAAGAATCACTGTTACCGCGTGTTCCAGACTTTGATGTATTAGGTTGGTGGAAGCTAAACAAACTCAAGTACCCTACTCTTTCCAAGATGGCCCGGGATATATTATCTGTTCCGGTTTCTACTGTTGCTCCCGATTCTGTGTTTTATTCAAAAACCAAAGAGATGGATCAGTATAGGAGTTCCTTGAGGCCAGAGACAGTGGAGGCCATTGTATGTTCTAAGGACTGGATGCAGTATGGAACAGCTGAAGCTTCTAATGCGCTTGTGAAAATGGTATTCTAG
- the LOC137822856 gene encoding zinc finger BED domain-containing protein DAYSLEEPER isoform X2 yields the protein MSETQQSNEVIMFETHFNNGANMPESQTCNDEVMLESLPENELAAAADPINQPSHCETSPGNQFTNLHMIPEDQLPQPESLPHSELLPNSQMPHSESLVDDHLTDIKVLYHNHLTHYETHNHPNHSEALSHNQLSNTDVFSHDQLVNSQMLSHYELENSETMHHNQLVNSQANYEIAISDAIPSYEIISAETPLNNEDHISETQTPKRRKKKSIVWEHFTIETVSPGCRRARCKQCAQTFAYSTGSKVAGTSHLKRHIAKGTCSALLRNHDHNQLASYTVRNRGSGAGNASNTPKKRYRTPSTPYVIFDQDQCRHEIARMIIMHDYPLHMVEHPGFVAFVQNLQPQFNMVTFNSIQGDCVAAYLIEKHHLLKYIVGLPGRVCLTLDVWTSSQSLGYVFITGYFVDHDWKLQRRILNVVLEPYPYSDSALTHAVAVCLSDWGLEGRLFSVTCNQALSNVALENLRPLLSVKNPHILNGQLLVGNCIAQTISSVAKDLLGSAQDLINKIRDSVKYVKTSELHEEKFLELKQHLQVPSERSLFIDDQINWNTSYQMLVAASELKEVFSCLDTSDPDYKGAPSMQDWKLVETLCSYLKPLFDAANILTSTTHPTVITFFHEVWKLQLDAARAVTSEDPFINSLNKIMHEKIDIYWRECSLVLALAVVLDPRFKMKLVEFSFTKIYGDDAHLYIKTVEDGIHEMFHEYVALPLPLTPAYTEDGCSGNRSKMEESQGDAMLSDNGLTDFDAYIMETSSQQMKSELDQYLEESLLPRVPDFDVLGWWKLNKLKYPTLSKMARDILSVPVSTVAPDSVFYSKTKEMDQYRSSLRPETVEAIVCSKDWMQYGTAEASNALVKMVF from the coding sequence ATGTCCGAGACTCAGCAAAGCAATGAGGTGATCATGTTTGAGACACACTTCAACAATGGTGCCAACATGCCTGAAAGTCAGACATGCAATGACGAGGTCATGTTGGAATCTCTGCCTGAAAATGAGTTGGCTGCTGCAGCAGATCCAATCAATCAGCCTTCCCATTGTGAAACTAGTCCTGGTAATCAGTTCACAAATCTCCATATGATTCCTGAAGATCAGCTGCCTCAACCTGAATCTCTGCCTCACTCAGAACTCCTACCCAATTCCCAAATGCCTCACTCTGAATCATTGGTAGATGATCATCTCACAGACATCAAAGTATTATATCACAATCATCTGACCCATTATGAAACACACAATCATCCTAACCATTCCGAGGCTTTATCCCACAATCAACTTTCTAACACTGACGTATTCTCCCATGATCAGCTGGTCAATTCCCAAATGCTATCTCATTATGAGCTGGAAAATAGTGAAACAATGCACCACAATCAGTTAGTCAATTCTCAAGCAAACTATGAAATAGCTATTTCTGATGCCATACCCAGCTACGAGATAATAAGTGCCGAGACACCACTGAACAATGAGGATCATATCTCAGAAACACAGACTCCTAAGCGGAGGAAAAAAAAGTCTATAGTCTGGGAGCACTTCACAATAGAAACAGTAAGTCCTGGATGTAGAAGGGCACGGTGCAAGCAATGTGCTCAAACTTTTGCGTATAGTACAGGTTCAAAAGTTGCTGGCACCAGCCATCTCAAACGCCACATAGCCAAAGGGACCTGCTCAGCTCTTCTACGCAACCATGACCATAATCAATTGGCCTCATATACTGTACGAAATAGGGGAAGTGGGGCTGGAAATGCTAGCAATACACCTAAAAAACGATATAGAACCCCCAGTACCCCTTATGTCATTTTTGATCAAGATCAATGCCGCCATGAGATTGCTAGAATGATTATTATGCATGATTACCCCCTTCACATGGTTGAGCATCCGGGATTTGTTGCATTTGTTCAAAATCTGCAGCCACAGTTCAACATGGTGACCTTTAACTCTATTCAAGGAGATTGTGTTGCAGCTTACCTGATTGAAAAGCATCATCTTTTGAAGTATATTGTGGGATTACCTGGGCGTGTTTGTTTGACACTGGACGTCTGGACATCAAGTCAATCTTTAGGTTATGTATTTATCACAGGATATTTTGTGGATCATGATTGGAAGTTGCAAAGGCGAATTCTCAATGTTGTATTGGAACCATATCCTTATTCAGATTCTGCACTTACCCATGCTGTTGCTGTTTGCCTTTCTGATTGGGGGTTGGAGGGTAGGCTATTTTCTGTCACTTGTAATCAGGCTCTGAGTAATGTTGCCCTTGAAAATCTCAGGCCATTACTTTCTGTGAAGAATCCACATATCCTCAATGGTCAGTTGCTAGTTGGTAATTGCATTGCCCAGACTATAAGCAGTGTTGCAAAGGATTTGTTGGGTTCAGCACAAGACTTGATCAATAAAATCCGTGATAGTGTTAAGTATGTGAAGACGTCAGAATTACatgaggaaaaattcttggagcTGAAACAGCATCTTCAGGTTCCTAGTGAAAGGAGCCTTTTTATTGATGACCAAATTAATTGGAATACATCATATCAAATGCTTGTGGCAGCTTCTGAGCTAAAGGAAGTTTTTTCGTGTTTGGACACTTCTGATCCTGATTACAAGGGAGCCCCTTCAATGCAGGACTGGAAGCTGGTTGAAACCCTCTGTAGCTACCTGAAGCCACTTTTTGATGCAGCAAATATTCTTACTTCAACAACTCATCCCACTGTTATCACCTTTTTTCACGAAGTTTGGAAATTGCAACTAGACGCAGCTCGTGCGGTTACGAGTGAAGACCCCTTCATTAACAGCCTTAATAAAATTATGCATGAAAAGATTGATATTTACTGGAGAGAGTGTAGTCTGGTTTTGGCGCTTGCAGTAGTTCTGGATCCCCGTTTTAAGATGAAGCTTGTTGAGTTCAGTTTCACAAAAATCTATGGTGATGATGCTCATTTATATATCAAGACTGTGGAAGATGGAATTCATGAGATGTTTCATGAGTATGTAGCCCTTCCACTGCCACTAACACCTGCATACACTGAAGATGGATGTTCTGGAAACCGTAGTAAGATGGAGGAATCTCAAGGAGATGCAATGTTGTCTGACAATGGTCTGACAGATTTCGATGCCTACATCATGGAAACTTCTAGCCAACAGATGAAATCTGAGCTAGATCAGTACCTTGAAGAATCACTGTTACCGCGTGTTCCAGACTTTGATGTATTAGGTTGGTGGAAGCTAAACAAACTCAAGTACCCTACTCTTTCCAAGATGGCCCGGGATATATTATCTGTTCCGGTTTCTACTGTTGCTCCCGATTCTGTGTTTTATTCAAAAACCAAAGAGATGGATCAGTATAGGAGTTCCTTGAGGCCAGAGACAGTGGAGGCCATTGTATGTTCTAAGGACTGGATGCAGTATGGAACAGCTGAAGCTTCTAATGCGCTTGTGAAAATGGTATTCTAG